The following DNA comes from Kineococcus rhizosphaerae.
TACAGGTGGAACACGCTGACCGGCATCGGAGGCTGCTTGCCGCGCACGTCGCGCTCCCAGACGCCGACGACCTTCACCGCCTCGACCGGGTAGCCCGTCTCCTCCCGCACCTCCCGCACGGCCGCCTCGGCGGGCCGGTCACCCGGGTCGACCCAGCCGCCCGGCAGCGACCACAGCCCGTCGCTGCGCTCGCGCAGCAGCAGGAACCGCTCCCGGTCGTCGAGGACCCCGGCCCGGACGTCGACCTTCGGCGTCGCGTACCCGGCGTCGGCGTCCAGGACGGCGCGCAGCACCTCGCGCGGCGTCGTGGAGACGGCCGTCAGCAGGTCGGCCGCGAGCTCGGTCAGCTCGCGGTAGCGCGCCGCGTCGTAGTCCTTGGCCGGGTCGCCGACGGCGTACGTCAGGCCGTCCTGGGCCAGGGCCGCGATGCGCACCGCGGCCCTGCGCACCAGCTCGGCCGGGTCGATGCCGTCGCTCACCCCTGCGACGCCACCCGCAGCACGACGACGGACTCGGCGGCCGTGCGCACGCCCTCGCCGAGCAGTTCCGGCGCCGGGCCGTCGGAGAACGACGCGACGACCTCGACGGGCGCGCCCTCGACGTCCACGTCCGCTCCGGCCCCCAGCGTCACCACGACCCGGTGGTCGCCGCGGTGCAGCACCAGGGCGTTGCCCGCGACGTCGACCCGGACCGCGCGCAGGTCGGTGAACTCCGGCAGCCGCCGGCGCAGCGCCGTCAGCGTCCTGTACCAGGCGAGCACCCGGGCGTGCCCGGGTTCGGTGACCTCGGCCCAGTCCAGGACCGAGTTCTCCCTGGTCGTCGGGTCCTGCGGGTCCGGGACGTCCTCGGCGTCCCAGCCGTGCTGCCCGAACTCCCCGCGCCGGCCCTCGCTGACGGCCTTGCCCAGTTCGGGGTCGGGGAAGCTCGTGAAGAACTGCCACTTCGTGGAGGCGTTCCACTCCTCACCCATGAACACCATGGGTGTGAAGGGTCCCAGCAGGTACAGCGCCGCACCCGCGGCCTGCCGGGTGGGGGACATCAAGTGCCCGATGCGGTCCCCGACGGCGCGGTTGCCGACCTGGTCGTGGGTCTGCAGGTACCCCAGGAACGCGGTGCCCGGCACCCGGGCCCGGTCCACCGGCACCCCCCAGACCTTCCCCCGGAACGTGGAGAACCGCCCGGCGTGGAAGAACGCCTCCTCGAACACCGTCTTGACGACCTCGGGGTCGCCGAAGTCGGCGTAGTACCCCTGCCGTTCCCCCGTCAGCCACGCGTGCAGCGCGTGGTGCACGTCGTCGTCCCACTGCGCGCTCATCCCGCGACCACCCTGCGCGGTCGGGGTCACCATGGCGGCGTCGTTGAGGTCGGACTCGGCGACCAGCCCCAGCGGCCGGCCCAGCTCACGGGACAGCTGCGCGGTCTC
Coding sequences within:
- a CDS encoding NUDIX hydrolase N-terminal domain-containing protein; translation: MSDGIDPAELVRRAAVRIAALAQDGLTYAVGDPAKDYDAARYRELTELAADLLTAVSTTPREVLRAVLDADAGYATPKVDVRAGVLDDRERFLLLRERSDGLWSLPGGWVDPGDRPAEAAVREVREETGYPVEAVKVVGVWERDVRGKQPPMPVSVFHLYFLCRVTGEPAPASELETLDVGWFGLDELPPLSTRRISRWELERVLAHHRDPSLPTEWD
- the treZ gene encoding malto-oligosyltrehalose trehalohydrolase, translated to MQFGVWAPRAQTVDLVLNGREVAMERTGSPREGWWTAEGEGERYAFRVDGGDPRPDPRSGWQPEGVHAASAVVDPARFTWTDGDWTGRDVHGAVFYELHVGTFTEAGTFAAAIEHLDHLVELGVDVVEVLPVSAWDGPWNWGYDGVAPYAVQHEYGGPHGLAAFVDACHAKGLAVALDCVYNHLGPSGNYLGEFGPYFTDKHDTPWGAAVNLDDDGALEVRRWIVDNALRWFRDFHVDALRLDAVHALVDDSEQHVLQQLADETAQLSRELGRPLGLVAESDLNDAAMVTPTAQGGRGMSAQWDDDVHHALHAWLTGERQGYYADFGDPEVVKTVFEEAFFHAGRFSTFRGKVWGVPVDRARVPGTAFLGYLQTHDQVGNRAVGDRIGHLMSPTRQAAGAALYLLGPFTPMVFMGEEWNASTKWQFFTSFPDPELGKAVSEGRRGEFGQHGWDAEDVPDPQDPTTRENSVLDWAEVTEPGHARVLAWYRTLTALRRRLPEFTDLRAVRVDVAGNALVLHRGDHRVVVTLGAGADVDVEGAPVEVVASFSDGPAPELLGEGVRTAAESVVVLRVASQG